A DNA window from Planctomycetota bacterium contains the following coding sequences:
- a CDS encoding bacteriocin fulvocin C-related protein codes for MRKVWTLISSRRGRGIVAVCVLGLLGVGAVNLDHRTSTQRAGAWARSHVGSLPTTLEGLAAFPAEYRQQIFAELPITEQSRLWHVQLQSVLQTETLTEPQRAYVVKLMALATPDSFRKEMPKPEVCDDIARLFTNDAQRARVTRIAAGVEPTRSFAATWVKVSEKARAAVSLGAAQFDCNCRGLGLCECGLMSPCLEGDCNAASTCGCLWAGDCDKLCRSIILDMNRTTK; via the coding sequence ATGCGTAAGGTGTGGACGCTGATTTCGTCGCGGCGCGGCCGCGGCATTGTTGCGGTGTGTGTGTTGGGATTGCTTGGCGTTGGCGCGGTGAACCTCGATCACCGAACGTCGACCCAGCGGGCCGGCGCGTGGGCCCGCTCGCATGTCGGCTCGCTCCCGACGACGCTGGAGGGACTGGCGGCATTCCCGGCTGAGTACCGTCAGCAGATCTTCGCGGAACTGCCGATCACCGAGCAGAGTCGCCTTTGGCACGTGCAGCTGCAAAGCGTGTTGCAGACCGAGACGCTGACCGAACCGCAGCGCGCCTATGTCGTCAAGCTGATGGCCCTGGCGACGCCGGATTCGTTCCGCAAGGAGATGCCGAAGCCGGAAGTGTGCGATGACATCGCGCGCCTCTTCACCAACGACGCGCAGCGCGCGCGCGTGACGCGTATCGCCGCCGGTGTCGAGCCAACGCGGTCGTTTGCGGCCACGTGGGTCAAGGTCAGCGAGAAGGCCCGCGCGGCCGTCTCACTGGGCGCGGCGCAGTTTGACTGCAACTGCCGCGGATTGGGACTCTGCGAATGTGGGCTCATGTCGCCGTGTCTCGAAGGCGACTGCAACGCGGCCTCGACCTGCGGGTGTTTGTGGGCCGGTGACTGCGACAAGTTGTGTCGGTCGATCATTCTCGACATGAACCGCACGACCAAATAA